From Candidatus Hydrogenedentota bacterium, one genomic window encodes:
- a CDS encoding family 78 glycoside hydrolase catalytic domain produces the protein MRRIAIGLLLALIVVAAGCQHLPSGVKAGTLQPTGLRCEYLENPLGIDKAAPRLSWINESVDPEARGKTQTAYRILAASSAERLEGDTGDLWDSGRVCCADSIQAPYGGQALGARRRVYWKVRVWDEAGMVSAWSEPAWFETGLLADDDWSALWITRNEALPENEEALFDDRPAPLFRKEFRIEKPVRKARAYVTGLGYYELRLNGAKVGDHWLDPGWTSVSQRVLYAVYDVKDVLRQGTNAVGIMLGNGWYNPLPLLMWGHVNIRENLTIGLPRAILQLEVEYADGTRDRIVTDASWKAGAGPVVRNSVYLGEVYDARLEQPGWDAPGFDDSRWEGVMEAPSEVGPLVAQMAPPIKVGRSIRPASVHEPAPGTFIFDMGENFAGLARLRVEGPAGTRVALRYGELLHDDGTLNPMTAVCGQIKNRERPPDSKRPATAWQEDVYILKGDGVETYVPRFTFRGFRYVEVTGFPGTLSLENLEGLVMYSAVEPAGTFRCGNDLYNQIQDVTLRTFLSNLFSVQSDCPHREKFGYGGDIVASSEALIFNFNMAGFYTKAVEDLADAARPNGGFTETSPFVGIADAGLGGGSGPIGWGTAHPLLLRQLHQYYGDRRLIEAQYERVKAWLELIEANAPEHIYVGGISDHESLVEKPELTGTAFYAYNVALAREFAALLGRKDDAARYDALGAKIAAAFNSRYLEPETGRYGAGTQASQAFPLYMNLVPDSARARALDVLINDIAARDGHLSTGIFGTKYVLDVLSAMGRHDAACAMAGKRAFPGWGYMIENGATTLWEHWEGSDNTFSNNHPMFGSVSEWFFKHVAGIRPAPDAVGCNRVIIAPGPPQPGLEWAEASYSSVRGLIRAAWRVEGENLHLDVTVPVGVTARVVLPVNAGTELLESGVPAATAAGVAPATGDGSAPSFDVGSGTYHFKARL, from the coding sequence ATGCGGCGTATCGCAATCGGTTTACTTTTGGCGTTGATCGTGGTGGCCGCGGGGTGCCAGCACCTGCCTTCAGGGGTTAAGGCGGGCACACTGCAGCCCACGGGCCTGAGATGCGAGTACCTCGAGAATCCCCTCGGGATTGACAAGGCCGCGCCGCGTTTGAGCTGGATAAACGAATCCGTCGACCCGGAGGCACGCGGGAAAACGCAAACGGCCTACCGGATCCTGGCGGCGAGTTCCGCCGAACGTCTCGAGGGCGACACCGGTGATTTGTGGGACTCGGGCAGGGTTTGCTGCGCGGACAGCATCCAGGCGCCCTACGGCGGCCAGGCCCTGGGAGCGCGCCGGCGGGTGTACTGGAAGGTCCGGGTGTGGGACGAAGCGGGCATGGTCTCGGCATGGAGCGAACCGGCATGGTTCGAGACGGGGCTGCTCGCGGACGATGACTGGTCCGCCTTGTGGATCACGCGCAACGAGGCGCTTCCCGAGAACGAGGAAGCCTTGTTTGATGACCGTCCCGCGCCGCTGTTTCGCAAGGAGTTCCGCATCGAGAAGCCGGTCCGCAAGGCTCGCGCTTATGTTACCGGGCTGGGTTATTACGAGCTGCGGCTTAACGGCGCGAAAGTGGGCGATCACTGGCTTGACCCCGGCTGGACCAGTGTTTCGCAGCGCGTGTTGTATGCCGTCTATGACGTGAAAGACGTGTTGCGGCAGGGCACGAACGCGGTGGGCATCATGCTGGGCAACGGCTGGTACAATCCGCTGCCCCTGCTCATGTGGGGACACGTCAACATTCGCGAGAACCTCACCATCGGGCTCCCTCGGGCCATTCTGCAGCTCGAGGTGGAGTATGCGGACGGGACGCGGGACCGCATCGTGACTGATGCCAGCTGGAAAGCCGGCGCCGGACCTGTCGTGAGGAACAGCGTGTATTTGGGCGAGGTCTACGATGCGCGTCTCGAGCAGCCGGGCTGGGACGCTCCCGGATTCGACGATTCCCGATGGGAGGGCGTCATGGAGGCCCCCTCAGAAGTTGGTCCGCTGGTTGCCCAGATGGCGCCGCCGATCAAGGTTGGCCGTTCGATTCGCCCCGCCTCCGTACATGAGCCCGCGCCGGGAACATTCATTTTCGATATGGGGGAGAATTTCGCGGGCCTTGCGCGGCTGCGGGTTGAAGGACCGGCAGGGACGCGCGTGGCGCTCCGTTACGGCGAGTTGCTGCACGACGACGGCACGTTGAATCCCATGACGGCCGTGTGCGGGCAAATCAAGAACCGCGAGCGCCCGCCCGATTCCAAACGCCCGGCGACCGCGTGGCAGGAAGACGTGTACATTCTCAAAGGAGACGGCGTCGAGACGTACGTTCCGCGGTTCACGTTTCGCGGATTTCGTTACGTTGAAGTGACGGGATTTCCAGGCACGCTTTCGCTCGAGAATCTGGAAGGTCTTGTTATGTACTCGGCCGTCGAGCCGGCGGGCACGTTCCGGTGCGGAAACGATCTTTACAACCAGATCCAGGACGTCACGCTCCGCACGTTCCTGAGCAACCTGTTCAGCGTGCAGTCTGATTGTCCGCACCGGGAGAAGTTCGGATACGGCGGCGACATCGTCGCATCGAGCGAGGCCTTGATCTTCAATTTCAACATGGCGGGGTTCTACACGAAGGCCGTCGAGGATCTGGCCGATGCGGCAAGGCCTAACGGAGGGTTCACGGAAACGTCGCCTTTCGTGGGTATCGCGGACGCGGGATTGGGGGGCGGGTCTGGCCCGATCGGCTGGGGCACGGCGCATCCGCTGCTCCTGCGCCAGCTACACCAATACTACGGAGACCGCCGCCTGATAGAAGCCCAGTACGAGCGCGTGAAGGCATGGCTCGAACTCATCGAAGCGAACGCTCCGGAGCACATTTATGTCGGCGGCATCAGCGACCACGAGAGCCTTGTCGAGAAGCCGGAGCTTACTGGCACGGCGTTCTACGCGTATAACGTCGCGCTTGCCCGCGAGTTTGCCGCGCTGCTTGGCAGGAAAGACGATGCGGCGCGGTACGACGCCTTGGGCGCGAAGATTGCCGCAGCGTTCAACAGCCGTTATCTCGAGCCCGAAACCGGCCGGTATGGGGCAGGCACCCAGGCATCGCAGGCGTTCCCGCTTTACATGAACCTCGTGCCCGATTCGGCCCGCGCGCGCGCATTGGATGTCCTTATCAACGACATTGCCGCGCGGGACGGCCACCTTTCGACCGGCATCTTCGGCACCAAGTACGTGCTGGACGTGTTGAGCGCGATGGGCCGTCACGACGCCGCCTGCGCGATGGCCGGCAAACGAGCATTCCCCGGCTGGGGCTACATGATTGAAAACGGCGCCACGACCCTCTGGGAACACTGGGAGGGCAGCGACAACACGTTTTCAAACAACCATCCCATGTTCGGCTCGGTGAGCGAGTGGTTCTTCAAGCATGTCGCGGGCATTCGTCCCGCGCCGGACGCCGTGGGGTGCAACCGGGTTATCATCGCGCCGGGTCCGCCACAACCTGGACTCGAATGGGCCGAAGCTTCCTACAGCTCGGTACGGGGCCTCATTCGGGCCGCGTGGCGAGTGGAAGGAGAAAATCTCCATCTCGACGTGACCGTTCCGGTTGGCGTTACCGCGCGCGTCGTATTACCGGTGAATGCAGGGACGGAGCTCCTGGAAAGCGGCGTGCCTGCCGCGACCGCCGCCGGCGTCGCCCCTGCGACAGGGGACGGGTCGGCGCCGTCGTTCGACGTGGGCTCGGGCACATACCATTTCAAGGCGCGGCTGTGA